One Frankia alni ACN14a DNA window includes the following coding sequences:
- a CDS encoding Hsp20/alpha crystallin family protein: protein MSTYLWDPFAALGRMDREFDEIVRRAWGTRRPALAGRSSSAELAVPSADVVTEGEDVLINLELPGVDVERDVVVEIDRGRLVVRGQRGGQREQERAGRVHRESWSGSFRREFRLPERVDASRISAGYDRGVLTVRLAGAAAEPKATRIAVTAASGDHKPTSVVQPTSVVQPVDAAKAVDAAKPAGVAKPAEVAPTQPGEVPTASA, encoded by the coding sequence GTGAGCACCTACCTGTGGGACCCGTTCGCGGCGCTGGGGCGGATGGACCGGGAGTTCGACGAGATCGTTCGGCGCGCGTGGGGCACCCGCCGCCCGGCGCTCGCCGGCCGCTCCTCGAGCGCGGAGCTCGCCGTTCCCTCGGCCGACGTCGTCACCGAGGGCGAGGATGTGCTGATCAACCTCGAGCTGCCCGGGGTCGACGTGGAGCGTGACGTGGTCGTCGAGATCGACCGCGGCCGCCTGGTCGTCCGCGGTCAGCGCGGCGGGCAGCGCGAGCAGGAGCGCGCCGGTCGTGTCCACCGCGAGAGCTGGTCCGGCAGCTTCCGCCGGGAGTTCCGGCTCCCCGAGCGGGTCGACGCCTCGCGGATCTCCGCGGGCTACGACCGGGGCGTGCTGACCGTCCGGCTCGCGGGCGCTGCGGCCGAGCCGAAGGCGACCCGCATCGCCGTCACCGCGGCGAGCGGCGACCACAAGCCGACCTCCGTGGTGCAGCCGACCTCCGTGGTGCAGCCGGTCGACGCGGCGAAGGCGGTCGACGCGGCGAAGCCGGCCGGCGTCGCGAAGCCGGCCGAGGTCGCGCCGACCCAGCCCGGCGAGGTTCCGACCGCGTCGGCGTAG
- a CDS encoding exodeoxyribonuclease III, which yields MRIATWNINSAKARQARLIEWLDRAGPDVVCLQETKLSDDAFLELFDEDLFRRGYRVAHHGDGRWNGVAILSRGSLDDVVRGLPGGPGFPDPEPRAIAATCDGVRVWSLYVPNGRTVDDPHYAYKLSWLAALRDVVAAEVTRGPLMTLGDFNIAPTDADVWDVAQFEGATHVTPAERAALGELVDAGLVDVLRTRWPDDVVYTYWDYRQLCFPKNFGMRIDLTLASADVADRVRAVWVDRAARKGTGTSDHAPVIVDLDVAPDGDVGPMVPPPSSRGSTGRASGGRSSSATGDSLRRR from the coding sequence GTGCGGATCGCGACGTGGAACATCAACTCCGCGAAGGCCAGGCAGGCCCGGCTGATCGAGTGGCTGGACCGCGCCGGACCGGACGTGGTGTGCCTGCAGGAGACGAAGCTGTCGGACGACGCCTTCCTCGAGCTGTTCGACGAGGACCTGTTCCGGCGTGGCTACCGGGTCGCCCATCACGGCGACGGCCGGTGGAACGGCGTGGCGATCCTGTCGCGAGGCAGCCTCGACGACGTCGTACGGGGCCTGCCGGGCGGCCCGGGTTTCCCCGATCCCGAACCCCGCGCGATCGCCGCGACCTGCGACGGCGTTCGGGTCTGGTCGCTGTACGTGCCGAACGGGCGCACCGTCGACGACCCGCACTACGCCTACAAGCTGTCCTGGCTCGCCGCCCTGCGCGACGTCGTCGCCGCGGAGGTGACCCGGGGCCCCCTGATGACCCTCGGCGACTTCAACATCGCCCCGACGGACGCCGACGTGTGGGACGTCGCGCAGTTCGAGGGCGCCACGCACGTCACCCCGGCCGAACGCGCCGCCCTCGGCGAGCTCGTCGACGCCGGTCTCGTCGACGTCCTGCGGACCCGCTGGCCCGACGACGTCGTCTACACCTACTGGGATTACCGCCAGCTCTGCTTCCCGAAGAACTTCGGCATGCGCATCGACCTGACGCTGGCGTCCGCCGACGTGGCGGACAGGGTGCGCGCGGTGTGGGTGGACCGGGCGGCCCGCAAGGGAACCGGCACCAGCGACCACGCGCCGGTGATCGTCGACCTGGACGTCGCGCCGGACGGGGACGTCGGCCCCATGGTGCCGCCGCCGTCGAGCCGCGGCTCGACGGGCCGGGCGAGCGGCGGCCGGTCGTCGTCCGCCACCGGCGACTCGCTGCGCCGCCGCTGA
- a CDS encoding RibD family protein: MLTRVDGVRTVVGRPPALRPYVICSCAMSLDGRIDDCSQARLILSGPADLERVDEVRAGCDAILVGAETVRRDDPRLAVRAEHRRAARVAAGLPPTPVKVVLSGGGDLDPRSRVFGTDPVDTLVYRRAGSAAPPPSWSAAPRVSVVDLPGRPWVDVAAVLADLDRRGVRRLLVEGGTSVHTAFLTAGLVDELHLAVAPFFVGERDAPAFVGPGAFPQDVRSPLRLAEVRQLDDVVLLRYLAPTSA; this comes from the coding sequence ATGCTGACGCGCGTGGACGGCGTACGCACGGTGGTGGGGCGCCCCCCGGCGCTGCGCCCCTACGTGATCTGTAGCTGCGCGATGTCGCTGGACGGCCGGATCGACGACTGCTCGCAGGCGCGGCTGATCCTCTCCGGCCCGGCGGACCTCGAACGGGTCGACGAGGTGCGCGCCGGGTGCGACGCGATCCTCGTCGGAGCCGAGACCGTCCGGCGGGACGACCCTCGTCTCGCGGTGCGCGCCGAGCATCGTCGTGCCGCGCGGGTCGCCGCGGGCCTGCCGCCGACGCCGGTCAAGGTGGTGCTCTCCGGCGGCGGCGACCTCGATCCGCGGTCCCGCGTGTTCGGCACCGACCCGGTCGACACGCTCGTCTACCGGCGCGCCGGCAGCGCCGCCCCGCCGCCGTCCTGGTCCGCGGCGCCGCGGGTGAGCGTCGTCGACCTGCCCGGTCGGCCGTGGGTGGACGTCGCCGCGGTGCTCGCCGACCTCGACCGCCGGGGAGTGCGCCGCCTGCTGGTCGAGGGGGGAACCTCGGTGCACACCGCCTTCCTCACCGCCGGCCTCGTCGACGAGCTGCACCTGGCGGTTGCCCCGTTCTTCGTCGGCGAGCGGGACGCGCCGGCATTCGTCGGCCCCGGCGCGTTTCCCCAGGACGTCCGCTCCCCGCTGCGGCTGGCCGAGGTCCGACAACTCGACGATGTGGTGCTGCTTCGGTATCTGGCGCCGACGTCGGCCTGA
- a CDS encoding DUF1206 domain-containing protein — protein MSVQTGGRLRHAVTSGGDAGSQAKGAARQARHSRTVDLTARIGLAGRGLVYVLIGVLALQVAFGLSNAQTNRNGALGEIKDKPFGSAVLVIMVIGFLGYAAWRLLEAAVGVQDESDEKKRTAKRVVSAARGVVYLVIAGSTISFLVSGGGGSGEPAPWTARVMRNDAGRVLVGIVGLVVVGIGIGMIIRGAKRKFEEKLKIGQMGSLARKIAKPAGLVGYIVRGVVFGLAGVFVTKAAIEFDPKEAKGLDGTLKTLAGQAYGQWLLTVCAIGLVLFGVYSFFEARYRKL, from the coding sequence GTGTCGGTGCAGACCGGCGGCCGGCTGCGGCACGCCGTCACCAGCGGCGGCGACGCTGGCAGCCAGGCGAAGGGCGCGGCGCGCCAGGCTCGCCACAGCCGGACGGTCGACCTCACCGCCCGCATCGGACTCGCCGGACGGGGCCTGGTCTACGTCCTCATCGGCGTGCTCGCCCTCCAGGTCGCCTTCGGCCTGAGCAACGCCCAGACGAACCGCAACGGTGCGCTCGGGGAGATCAAGGACAAGCCGTTCGGGTCCGCGGTGCTGGTCATCATGGTCATCGGCTTCCTGGGGTACGCGGCCTGGCGGCTGCTCGAGGCCGCGGTCGGCGTGCAGGACGAAAGCGACGAGAAGAAGCGGACCGCGAAGCGGGTGGTCTCCGCGGCGCGTGGCGTCGTCTACCTGGTGATCGCCGGCAGCACGATCAGCTTCCTCGTCTCGGGCGGCGGCGGGTCCGGCGAGCCGGCGCCCTGGACCGCGCGGGTCATGCGCAACGACGCCGGCCGGGTGCTCGTGGGGATCGTCGGCCTCGTGGTCGTCGGCATCGGCATCGGCATGATCATCCGTGGGGCGAAGCGGAAGTTCGAGGAGAAGCTGAAGATCGGCCAGATGGGCTCCCTCGCCCGGAAGATCGCCAAGCCCGCGGGTCTGGTCGGGTACATCGTGCGCGGCGTCGTGTTCGGGCTGGCCGGGGTGTTCGTGACCAAGGCGGCGATCGAGTTCGACCCGAAGGAGGCCAAGGGCCTCGACGGCACGCTGAAGACCCTCGCCGGGCAGGCGTACGGCCAGTGGCTGCTCACCGTCTGCGCGATCGGCCTGGTGCTGTTCGGTGTCTACTCCTTCTTCGAAGCCCGTTACCGCAAGCTCTGA
- a CDS encoding MFS transporter, with protein MRAGRSPDGASPRRRPRPAALLADLSPLREHPAYRRLWVGETISALGSQITATAVLLQVFAVTRSSFQVGLVSLVALVPLVAGGLFGGAIVDAVDRRRLAMITSGGLAVVSAAFLLLTLAGAVDDVAWPLMCLVAVQSALLAADQPARRAMTPNLIPLEHLPAASALAQIGGTAAGVFGPLIAGVSVAAGGFSIAYAIDLVTFAAPLYGLARLPAMPPRGGGRGAGVASVAEGLRFLRGQPVLLMTFVVDIIAMVFGMPRALFPALAEGRFGGGSATAGAMYSAVAVGSLLAAGLSGPLGGVRRQGLAVVVSIVLWGGAIAGFGLAHDIALGLALLALAGAADMVSAILRNAILNVATPDEMRGRLQGVFLVVVTGGPRLGDLEAGSVAAVTSPAFSVVSGGLAGIGCLLLATAAVPALIRYDARAAVAQARARSSPPQVPRPSEGGARDALDPSA; from the coding sequence GTGCGCGCAGGCCGGTCGCCGGACGGGGCATCCCCGCGACGGCGCCCGCGCCCGGCCGCGCTGCTCGCCGACCTCTCCCCGCTGCGGGAGCACCCGGCCTACCGCCGGCTGTGGGTCGGAGAGACGATCTCCGCCCTCGGCTCCCAGATCACTGCCACCGCGGTGCTGCTGCAGGTCTTCGCCGTCACCCGCTCGTCGTTTCAGGTCGGCCTGGTCAGCCTGGTGGCGCTGGTGCCGCTCGTCGCCGGCGGGCTGTTCGGCGGCGCCATCGTGGACGCGGTCGACCGCCGCCGCCTCGCCATGATCACCTCTGGTGGCCTGGCAGTGGTCTCGGCGGCGTTCCTGCTGCTGACACTCGCCGGCGCCGTCGACGACGTCGCCTGGCCGCTGATGTGCCTGGTCGCCGTGCAGTCCGCGCTGCTGGCCGCCGACCAACCGGCCCGCCGGGCGATGACGCCCAACCTGATCCCGCTCGAGCACCTGCCGGCCGCCAGCGCCCTGGCCCAGATCGGTGGCACGGCCGCCGGGGTGTTCGGCCCGCTCATCGCCGGCGTGTCCGTGGCCGCCGGCGGCTTCTCGATTGCCTACGCGATCGACCTGGTCACCTTCGCCGCCCCGCTGTACGGGCTGGCCCGGCTGCCGGCGATGCCGCCGCGCGGCGGCGGGCGCGGCGCGGGGGTGGCCAGCGTCGCCGAGGGACTGCGGTTCCTGCGCGGGCAGCCGGTGCTGTTGATGACCTTCGTGGTCGACATCATCGCGATGGTGTTCGGGATGCCGCGGGCGTTGTTCCCGGCGCTCGCCGAGGGCCGCTTCGGCGGGGGGAGCGCGACGGCGGGCGCGATGTACTCGGCGGTCGCGGTCGGCTCCCTGCTCGCCGCCGGGCTGTCCGGCCCGCTCGGCGGAGTCCGCCGCCAGGGGCTCGCGGTGGTGGTCTCGATCGTGCTGTGGGGCGGGGCGATCGCCGGCTTCGGCCTGGCCCACGACATCGCGCTCGGCCTGGCGCTGCTGGCGCTTGCGGGCGCCGCCGACATGGTCAGTGCCATCCTGCGCAACGCGATCCTCAACGTCGCGACCCCCGACGAGATGCGCGGGCGGCTGCAGGGCGTGTTCCTCGTCGTGGTCACCGGCGGGCCCCGGCTGGGGGACCTGGAGGCCGGCAGTGTCGCGGCGGTCACCTCACCGGCGTTCTCCGTGGTCAGCGGGGGGCTGGCCGGCATCGGCTGCCTGCTGCTGGCGACAGCCGCGGTACCCGCGCTGATCCGCTACGACGCGAGGGCCGCGGTCGCGCAGGCACGGGCGCGGTCCTCGCCGCCGCAGGTGCCCCGTCCGTCCGAGGGCGGCGCGCGGGACGCCCTCGATCCAAGCGCCTGA
- the glnT gene encoding type III glutamate--ammonia ligase, giving the protein MSRSAGVSLAERAAADGTTFVLATFVDLDGKPCAKLVPAAALDRAQADGVGFAGFAAGGTGQVPSDPDIIAMPDPDSYVALPTVRPGLAMVQCDPHVDGAPWPFAPRIILRRLRERLAGAGMSMQVGAECEYFLVRRGPDGTIVPADAEDAAAKPCYDARDLTRMYDHLTEVSAALNSLGWDNYANDHEDGNGQFEQNFGHADALTTADRVIAFRYLVRMTAERRGMIATFMPKPFTGLTGSGMHLHVSLWAGEQALFPDDSDPRGLGLSTLAYSFVGGVLSHVPALLALLTPTVNSFKRTGAPPPNSGATWTPSRATYGGNDRTHLIRVPDGDRVEIRVVDGAANPYLAIAGLIAAGLDGIDAGLDPGPVGGLAGPGRAAAVAAELPPTLLHAVEAFVADPVITGVLAAAGGAGVPAYYAARRRAEFLDWHSRVGSWETRRYLTAF; this is encoded by the coding sequence GTGTCCCGCTCTGCGGGCGTGTCGCTGGCGGAGCGGGCCGCCGCCGACGGCACGACCTTCGTCCTGGCGACCTTCGTCGACCTCGACGGCAAGCCGTGCGCCAAGCTGGTCCCGGCCGCGGCGCTCGACCGCGCCCAGGCCGACGGGGTGGGGTTCGCCGGCTTCGCGGCCGGTGGCACCGGCCAGGTGCCGAGTGATCCGGACATCATCGCGATGCCCGATCCGGACTCGTACGTGGCACTGCCGACCGTCCGGCCGGGGCTGGCGATGGTGCAGTGCGACCCGCACGTCGACGGCGCGCCGTGGCCGTTCGCGCCGCGGATCATCCTGCGTCGGCTGCGCGAGCGCCTCGCCGGCGCCGGGATGTCGATGCAGGTCGGCGCCGAGTGCGAGTACTTCCTCGTCCGCCGCGGACCCGACGGGACGATCGTTCCCGCCGACGCCGAGGACGCCGCCGCGAAGCCCTGCTACGACGCCCGCGACCTCACCCGGATGTACGACCACCTCACCGAGGTCTCCGCCGCGCTGAACTCCCTGGGCTGGGACAACTACGCCAACGACCACGAGGACGGCAACGGCCAGTTCGAGCAGAACTTCGGCCACGCCGACGCTCTCACCACGGCCGACCGGGTCATCGCGTTCCGTTACCTGGTCCGGATGACGGCCGAGCGGCGCGGGATGATCGCCACCTTCATGCCCAAGCCGTTCACCGGGCTGACCGGCAGCGGCATGCACCTGCACGTCTCCCTGTGGGCAGGCGAGCAGGCGCTGTTCCCGGACGACTCCGACCCGCGCGGCCTGGGACTGTCCACGCTCGCCTACTCCTTCGTCGGCGGGGTGCTCAGCCACGTGCCGGCCCTGCTCGCGCTGCTCACCCCGACGGTGAACTCCTTCAAGCGGACGGGCGCGCCGCCGCCGAACTCCGGCGCCACCTGGACACCGAGCCGGGCGACCTACGGCGGCAACGACCGGACCCACCTGATCCGGGTACCGGACGGGGATCGGGTGGAGATCCGGGTGGTCGACGGCGCGGCGAATCCCTACCTGGCGATCGCCGGGCTCATCGCGGCGGGCCTCGACGGCATCGACGCCGGGCTCGACCCGGGCCCGGTCGGCGGACTCGCCGGGCCGGGCCGCGCCGCCGCCGTGGCCGCGGAACTGCCGCCGACGCTGCTACATGCCGTGGAGGCGTTCGTGGCCGATCCGGTGATCACCGGGGTGCTCGCGGCCGCGGGCGGCGCCGGCGTCCCGGCGTACTACGCCGCGCGGCGGCGGGCGGAGTTTCTGGACTGGCACAGCCGGGTGGGTTCCTGGGAGACCAGGCGTTACCTCACGGCGTTCTGA
- a CDS encoding glutamine amidotransferase, with translation MCGIAGLHLKDDTYRHRLGAMIAGMLRGVAERGPDSAGVAIHSDGLEVLKAVGDPVAFATRIGLAGRSGVRALAHTRMATESAVTAAHCHPFAVRPPAPACGARATIPATPIGPASGAATPIVPAAVPGLGATPVDTTLCLVHNGSFANHATIRRRLAEAGVTTETDNDSEVAAHYLAARLAAGDDLAAALRRLTATFDGFFTLAVTTADSFAVVRDPIACKPAIIAETDRWVAMVSEYRALLGLPGLADAAVYEPEPEEVYLWAN, from the coding sequence ATGTGTGGCATCGCGGGCCTGCACCTGAAGGACGACACCTACCGGCATCGGCTCGGCGCCATGATCGCGGGCATGCTGCGCGGTGTCGCCGAACGCGGCCCGGACTCGGCGGGGGTCGCCATCCACTCCGACGGGCTGGAGGTCCTCAAGGCGGTCGGTGACCCGGTCGCGTTCGCCACCCGGATCGGCCTCGCCGGCCGGTCCGGGGTCCGCGCGCTTGCGCACACCCGGATGGCGACCGAATCCGCGGTCACCGCCGCGCACTGCCACCCGTTCGCGGTCCGTCCACCCGCGCCCGCCTGCGGCGCACGGGCGACCATCCCGGCGACGCCGATCGGCCCCGCCTCCGGTGCCGCGACGCCGATCGTCCCCGCCGCCGTGCCGGGGCTGGGAGCGACGCCGGTGGACACGACGCTCTGCCTGGTCCACAACGGGTCGTTCGCCAACCACGCCACCATCCGGCGCCGGCTCGCCGAGGCGGGCGTGACCACCGAGACCGACAACGACTCCGAGGTCGCCGCCCACTACCTCGCCGCGCGGCTGGCCGCCGGCGACGACCTGGCCGCGGCCCTGCGCCGGCTCACCGCGACCTTCGACGGCTTCTTCACCCTCGCCGTGACCACCGCGGACAGTTTCGCGGTCGTCCGCGACCCGATCGCGTGCAAGCCGGCGATCATCGCCGAGACCGACCGGTGGGTGGCGATGGTGTCGGAGTACCGGGCCCTGCTCGGCCTGCCGGGACTCGCCGACGCGGCGGTGTACGAACCCGAGCCGGAGGAGGTCTACCTGTGGGCGAACTGA
- a CDS encoding glutamate synthase, with translation MGELTGATGAGAETAERAAPAELVLDLAEMATRHVNAALRSLPDGARARLVNPAGRHNLAVGLTRAVRVTIAGPAGYYVGGLGEAAEVTVDGPVGWGAGENLMSGTVRVRGAASQSAAASAHGGLVVVEGDASLRAGISLKGGRLAVAGDVGRYCAFLAQAGTILVGGDAGEALGDSLYEAVIYVAGRVRSLGTDARICDLTAADVAAVRVLAAQAGFDHVDPENVTRVASARRLYHFDTAHHGAY, from the coding sequence GTGGGCGAACTGACCGGCGCCACCGGTGCTGGCGCCGAAACGGCCGAGAGGGCGGCGCCCGCAGAGCTCGTCCTCGACCTGGCCGAGATGGCGACCCGGCACGTCAACGCGGCGCTGCGGTCGCTGCCGGACGGCGCGCGGGCCCGGCTGGTCAACCCCGCCGGCCGGCACAACCTGGCGGTGGGGCTCACCCGGGCGGTCCGGGTGACGATCGCGGGACCCGCCGGCTACTACGTCGGCGGCCTCGGCGAGGCGGCCGAGGTGACCGTGGACGGTCCGGTCGGCTGGGGCGCGGGGGAGAACCTGATGTCCGGCACCGTGCGGGTCCGGGGCGCGGCCAGCCAGAGCGCGGCCGCGTCCGCGCACGGCGGGCTCGTCGTCGTCGAGGGCGACGCGTCGCTGCGCGCCGGGATCTCGCTCAAGGGCGGGCGGCTCGCGGTCGCCGGGGACGTCGGCCGGTACTGCGCGTTCCTGGCCCAGGCAGGAACGATCCTCGTCGGCGGCGACGCGGGCGAGGCCCTCGGCGACTCCCTCTACGAGGCGGTGATCTACGTGGCCGGGCGCGTGCGCAGCCTCGGCACCGACGCCCGGATCTGCGACCTCACCGCCGCCGACGTCGCCGCGGTGCGGGTCCTGGCGGCGCAGGCCGGCTTCGACCACGTCGATCCGGAGAACGTCACCCGGGTGGCGTCGGCCCGCCGGCTCTACCACTTCGACACCGCCCATCACGGCGCCTACTGA
- a CDS encoding FMN-binding glutamate synthase family protein, with the protein MPHPDTIDGRHPQPHPQPPPADERYPPHHTFGPPVLAEIRERAELGRYPIRGWGARRAVPDFDDLLLLTASASRYPLEGYRERCDTRTVLGARRAARPVVLDIPITIAGMSFGSLSAQAKEALGRAASLVGTSTTTGDGGMTPEERSASTTLVYQCLPSRYGFNPADLRAADAVEIVLGQGAKPGGGGMLLGQKVGARVAGMRTLPEGVDQRSASRHPDWTGPDDLKIKIEEIREVTDWQVPVYVKIGATRVDHDVRLAVAAGADVVVVDGMQGGTGATQDAFIEHTGIPTLAAVRLAAAALADLRLTGEVGLIISGGIRTGADVAKALALGADAVSLGVAPLVALGCNAPTYRRLDDPDETPADATLAGVPFPGVEVDVTPEYAALGTAPGHCTHCHTGRCPVGVATQDDELTARLDPRLGAHRVANYLRALAMETTMLARACGKSDVHRLEPEDLVALTVEAAAMAGVPLAGTDWIPGR; encoded by the coding sequence ATGCCCCACCCCGACACGATCGACGGTCGGCACCCGCAGCCGCACCCGCAGCCGCCGCCCGCGGACGAGCGGTACCCGCCGCACCACACCTTCGGCCCCCCGGTGCTCGCCGAAATCCGCGAGCGGGCGGAGCTGGGGCGCTACCCGATCCGCGGCTGGGGCGCGCGACGCGCCGTCCCGGACTTCGACGACCTGCTGCTGCTCACCGCCAGCGCCTCGCGCTACCCGCTGGAGGGCTACCGGGAGCGCTGCGACACGCGGACCGTCCTCGGCGCCCGCCGCGCCGCCCGCCCGGTGGTCCTCGACATCCCGATCACCATCGCGGGGATGTCGTTCGGCTCGCTGTCGGCGCAGGCGAAGGAGGCGTTGGGCCGCGCGGCTTCGTTGGTCGGCACGTCCACGACGACGGGCGACGGCGGAATGACGCCGGAGGAGCGGTCGGCCTCGACGACTCTGGTGTACCAGTGCCTGCCCTCGCGCTACGGCTTCAACCCGGCGGATCTGCGCGCCGCCGACGCGGTGGAGATCGTGCTCGGTCAGGGGGCGAAGCCGGGCGGCGGCGGGATGTTGCTCGGGCAGAAGGTCGGTGCCCGGGTGGCGGGAATGCGCACCCTGCCCGAGGGGGTCGACCAACGCTCGGCCAGCCGGCACCCGGACTGGACGGGGCCCGACGACCTCAAGATCAAGATTGAGGAGATCCGCGAGGTCACCGACTGGCAGGTGCCCGTCTACGTCAAGATCGGCGCGACCAGGGTGGACCACGACGTGCGCCTCGCCGTCGCCGCCGGGGCCGACGTCGTCGTCGTCGACGGGATGCAGGGCGGCACCGGTGCCACCCAGGACGCCTTCATCGAGCACACCGGGATCCCCACCCTCGCCGCGGTGCGCCTCGCCGCCGCGGCCCTGGCCGACCTGCGGCTCACCGGCGAGGTGGGACTGATCATCTCGGGTGGCATCCGCACCGGCGCCGACGTCGCCAAGGCGCTCGCGCTCGGCGCGGACGCCGTCTCCCTCGGCGTCGCCCCCCTCGTCGCACTGGGCTGCAACGCCCCGACCTACCGCCGCCTCGACGACCCGGACGAGACCCCGGCCGACGCGACCCTCGCCGGTGTGCCCTTCCCCGGCGTGGAGGTCGACGTGACGCCGGAGTACGCCGCGCTCGGCACCGCGCCGGGCCACTGCACGCACTGCCACACCGGCCGTTGCCCGGTCGGCGTCGCCACCCAGGACGACGAGCTGACCGCCCGCCTCGACCCGCGGCTCGGCGCCCATCGGGTGGCCAACTACCTGCGGGCGCTGGCGATGGAGACGACGATGCTGGCCCGCGCCTGCGGCAAGAGCGACGTGCACCGCCTCGAACCCGAGGATCTCGTCGCGCTCACCGTCGAGGCGGCGGCGATGGCCGGGGTGCCGCTGGCCGGAACCGACTGGATTCCCGGCCGATGA
- a CDS encoding NAD(P)/FAD-dependent oxidoreductase has translation MQGSADVVIVGGGIEGAAAAWALTRKGVCNVLVLERATVGSGGTGRSSGIVRCHYGVRSLAVMAWHGVQLFTHAAEILGVADGVGFEQVGYVVGVGPGDAAALAANVEAAAAVGIDTRLADPAEVAELWPAANLADFAAFAYEPRGGYGDAYRTCHAYLAAARQGGVRVRQGAPVTRILTSGEGRGEGGDGDGGAGVGESGRVVGVELADGSRIAAGAVVLAAGVWSAALAAGVGIDLPLRAQREQILMVAPGAPVGPVPVLSDLVGLQYVRPEPSGDLLVGNSDHSRPQWVDPDAYPGVADPQYVERAVGRFAHRFPGLPEVALSSSYAGCYDVTPDYNPIISATPVDGLFVAAGFSGHGFKISVAVGELVADLVVDGDSSHPLIPAADFRLSRFAENAPLVSPHPYACAGQMR, from the coding sequence GTGCAGGGGAGCGCCGACGTCGTCATCGTCGGCGGCGGCATCGAGGGGGCCGCGGCCGCCTGGGCGCTGACGCGCAAGGGCGTGTGCAACGTGCTGGTCCTCGAACGGGCCACCGTCGGCTCCGGGGGGACGGGCCGGTCCAGCGGCATCGTCCGCTGCCACTACGGGGTGCGTTCGCTCGCCGTGATGGCCTGGCACGGCGTGCAGCTGTTCACCCACGCCGCCGAGATCCTCGGGGTGGCCGACGGGGTCGGCTTCGAGCAGGTCGGCTATGTCGTCGGGGTCGGGCCGGGGGACGCCGCGGCGCTGGCGGCCAACGTCGAGGCGGCGGCGGCGGTCGGCATCGACACCCGCCTCGCCGATCCCGCGGAGGTCGCCGAGCTGTGGCCGGCGGCGAACCTCGCCGACTTCGCCGCGTTCGCCTACGAGCCGCGCGGCGGCTACGGCGACGCCTACCGGACCTGCCACGCCTATCTGGCCGCGGCCCGCCAGGGCGGGGTCCGGGTCCGCCAGGGCGCCCCGGTGACACGCATCCTGACCTCGGGTGAAGGCAGGGGCGAAGGCGGGGATGGGGACGGGGGCGCCGGCGTGGGCGAGAGCGGGCGAGTGGTCGGGGTCGAGCTCGCCGACGGCAGCCGGATCGCCGCCGGCGCGGTCGTGCTCGCGGCGGGCGTGTGGTCGGCGGCGCTGGCCGCCGGGGTCGGCATCGACCTGCCGTTGCGGGCCCAGCGGGAGCAGATCCTGATGGTGGCGCCGGGCGCGCCGGTCGGGCCCGTGCCGGTGCTGTCCGACCTGGTCGGCCTGCAGTACGTGCGCCCGGAACCCTCCGGCGACCTGCTGGTCGGCAACAGCGACCACAGCCGCCCGCAGTGGGTCGACCCCGACGCCTACCCGGGTGTCGCGGACCCGCAGTACGTGGAGCGTGCCGTCGGCCGGTTCGCCCATCGCTTCCCAGGCCTGCCCGAGGTGGCGCTGTCGTCGTCCTACGCCGGGTGCTACGACGTCACCCCCGACTACAACCCGATCATCTCGGCGACGCCGGTCGACGGACTGTTCGTCGCGGCGGGGTTCAGCGGCCACGGGTTCAAGATTTCGGTCGCGGTCGGTGAGCTCGTCGCGGATCTCGTCGTCGACGGGGACTCCAGTCATCCCCTCATCCCCGCCGCCGACTTCCGCCTCTCCCGCTTCGCGGAGAACGCCCCCCTGGTCAGCCCGCATCCCTACGCCTGCGCCGGCCAGATGCGCTGA
- a CDS encoding helix-turn-helix domain-containing protein: protein MSTEPGEQALEQVIAARVREYRLAAALSVAELARRTEMSKAMLSKIENAQTSCSLSTLGRLAAGLGVPVTALFRGVDDEREAVFVPAGHGARIVRRGSRVGHLYELLGTLREGSRRMEPLLVTLTEASEVFPLFQHEGTEFLYVLDGVLEYGHGEARYVLHPGDALMFDGQGPHGPVRLLKLPIRFLSVTAYGSHDVA, encoded by the coding sequence GTGTCCACCGAGCCGGGCGAGCAGGCCCTCGAACAGGTCATCGCCGCCCGGGTCCGCGAGTACCGCCTCGCCGCCGCGCTGTCGGTCGCGGAGCTCGCGCGGCGCACCGAGATGTCCAAGGCGATGCTCTCGAAGATCGAGAATGCCCAGACGTCCTGCAGCCTGTCCACCCTGGGCCGGCTCGCCGCCGGACTCGGCGTCCCCGTGACGGCGCTGTTCCGCGGCGTCGACGACGAGCGGGAGGCGGTGTTCGTGCCCGCCGGGCACGGCGCCCGGATCGTGCGCCGCGGCAGCCGGGTCGGCCACCTCTACGAGCTGCTGGGCACCCTGCGCGAAGGAAGCAGGCGGATGGAGCCCCTGCTGGTCACCCTGACCGAGGCCAGCGAGGTCTTCCCGCTGTTCCAGCACGAGGGCACCGAGTTCCTCTACGTCCTCGACGGCGTGCTGGAGTACGGCCACGGCGAGGCTCGCTACGTGCTGCACCCCGGCGACGCGCTGATGTTCGACGGCCAGGGCCCGCACGGCCCGGTCCGCCTGCTGAAGCTCCCGATCCGCTTCCTGTCGGTCACCGCCTACGGCTCCCACGACGTCGCCTGA